The following proteins are co-located in the Mobula hypostoma chromosome 4, sMobHyp1.1, whole genome shotgun sequence genome:
- the LOC134345163 gene encoding carboxypeptidase B-like: MKGLLLLGFVAAVIGRVPDNQYARDKVLRLKPENEQHLQFLRDMAPALKMDFWQPSSLELVTTNSTVDLRVPAASISETHFRLKEIGLKYDVLIDDMKTLMKNQFDQKDNNSTHYNYEKYHRWIEIESWMKKITYENPRLISLFRIGRSYENRSIYILRVGKRTHKAKPTIFMDCGIHAREWISPAFCQWFVMKAVQSFGRNCTMDTLLNKLDFLIVPVINVDGYVYSWTKDRLWRKTRSRNPGTTCVGTDPNRNFDAKWCSVGASRNPCAETYCGSHVESEREVKAVANAIRNYKGIKAYITMHSYSQMCLFPYSYTYSLAPDYKELNSIAWNAVTALRSLYGTRYSYGPAALIIYPSAGGSDDWAYDTGIKYSFTFELRDLGQYGFLLPESQIKPTCEETMLAINYIATYVLRHPY, encoded by the exons atgaaaGGGCTTTTGCTTCTGGGCTTTGTTGCAGCAGTTATAGGCAGAGTTCCTGATAACCAATACGCCAG GGATAAAGTTTTGCGTCTGAAACCAGAAAATGAACAGCACCTGCAGTTTTTAAGGGACATGGCTCCCGCATTAAAG ATGGATTTCTGGCAGCCATCTTCTCTCGAGCTGGTAACCACCAACAGCACTGTGGATTTGAGGGTCCCTGCAGCCTCTATTTCTGAGACCCATTTCAGGCTGAAGGAGATTGGACTGAAATACGA TGTGTTGATTGATGACATGAAGACACTGATGAAAAACCAATTTGACCAAAAGGATAACAATTCTACACACTACAATTATGAAAAATATCATCGATGGATTGAG ATTGAATCCTGGATGAAGAAAATCACATATGAAAACCCAAGACTGATTTCTCTGTTCAGAATTGGAAGGAGCTATGAGAATCGCAGTATCTATATCCTTCGG GTGGGCAAGAGGACACATAAGGCGAAACCTACAATCTTCATGGACTGTGGGATCCACGCCCGCGAGTGGATTTCACCTGCCTTTTGCCAGTGGTTTGTGATGAAG GCTGTTCAATCTTTTGGAAGAAATTGTACCATGGACACCCTTCTCAATAAATTGGATTTCCTGATTGTTCCTGTTATCAATGTAGATGGTTATGTTTACAGTTGGACCAAG GATCGATTATGGAGGAAGACACGCTCCAGGAATCCTGGCACTACCTGCGTGGGCACTGATCCCAACCGAAACTTCGACGCCAAGTGGTGCT CCGTTGGTGCCTCGAGGAACCCATGTGCTGAGACTTATTGTGGATCCCATGTTGAGTCTGAGCGGGAAGTCAAGGCTGTGGCTAATGCCATCCGTAACTACAAAGGGATCAAGGCTTACATCACAATGCACTCGTATTCTCAGATGTGTCTCTTTCCATATTCCTACACGTACTCATTGGCTCCAGACTACAAGGAATTG AATTCCATTGCCTGGAATGCAGTTACGGCCTTGAGGAGCCTTTATGGAACTCGGTATTCCTACGGTCCAGCTGCACTCATAATAT ATCCATCAGCTGGAGGTTCGGATGACTGGGCCTATGACACTGGAATTAAATACTCATTTACCTTTGAACTCCGTGACTTGGGCCAGTATGGTTTCCTGTTGCCTGAGTCCCAGATCAAGCCAACCTGTGAAGAGACCATGTTGGCAATCAACTACATCGCCACTTACGTTCTCAGGCATCCATATTAA